The following proteins are co-located in the Cutaneotrichosporon cavernicola HIS019 DNA, chromosome: 3 genome:
- the vid27 gene encoding uncharacterized protein (VID27 cytoplasmic protein), with the protein MNVLKSLFGQMWGKPRLSTTCSPAGNPSNPELIQIDAGQLYLVRPDSIKGSRECIFTDCVTTIRRAGPDFQYQLVVTRAFQEGEVQPEEDAESDEERVFLIDQALGFRFGSLDGDATFAWRDMSGDEGDLWELIANKKFLQSHELASEDDLEALKYYEEPTPRSAPSSPNSTATRGLLAATAAATSTVAPASATAATEHEAHDDEAQGEGEDPFEGIPILHRAPAELYLFDLDIDSFVLQEKDATVDMASNGDYDTWIIVRKNNTPFISLHIDSEMNPRFQIGPRAFMFTFHETEGLPGMTWCLRFSEDVFPEWKDKFAIYLWENNNKAPYGKEKPVEQRYIQDAYDDGDIEMADADQEAEPEPEEEEDEEDYSEGEDDYEEEDSQDEVFGRESKNEMLAVGYKNDMSFVTRGNMIGVFAHDRDKVKFRTAIDRIKGMDGKNFTPNKIMLHNQDADMLMLDPLQKNSVYRMDLEYGKIVDEWKVSDNVEVNNIIPDSKYAQMNPQQTLIGHSHNGIFRIDPRVGGNKLVESQFKQYVTKNDFSAAATTESGKLAVASNKGDIRLFDTIGKNAKTALPALGDPILGIDVSADGRWVVATCKTYLLLIDTLIGDGRYKGSLGFDRSFPADSKPIPRRLQLKPEHVAYMEDPVSFTPARFNTGLNEAEKTIVTSTGKYIITWNFRRLKQGRTDDYQIKKYDSRVVADNFKYGADKNIIVALEHDVLMANKSQLSKATRTSLAPSRASLTTPVSQLRQGGESHSSIVNSPY; encoded by the exons ATGAATGTCCTCAAATCTC TGTTCGGGCAGATGTGGGGTAAGCCCCGCCTCTCCACCACGTGCTCACCTGCAGGAAACCCTTCCAACCCAGAATTGATTCAAATCGATGCAGGTCAGCTCTACCTCGTGCGACCGGACAGCATCAAGGGCTCCCGGGAGTGCAT cttCACGGACTGTGTCACCACTATCCGTCGCGCAGGGCCTGACTTCCAGTACCAGCTCGTTGTCACCCGCGCGTTCCaggagggtgaggtgcAACCCGAGGAAGACGCCGAGA gcgacgaggagcgcgtctTTTTGATTGACCAGGCCCTCGGGTTCCGCTTTGGCTCCTTGGACGGAGACGCCACTTTCGCCTGGCGTGACATGAGTGGCGACGAAGGCGACCTCTGGGAGTTGATCGCAAACAAA AAATTCTTGCAGTCACACGAGCTTGCTAGCGaagacgacctcgaggcgctcaagtACTATGAGGAGCCCACGCCCAGGTCagcaccttcctcgccgaaCTCGACCGCGACCCGTGGCCTCCTTGCTGCCACTGCGGCAGCTACTTCCACTGTCGCCCCAGCCAGCGCTACCGCAGCCACCGAGCACGAGGCGCACGACGATGAAGCacagggcgagggcgaggaccCCTTTGAGGGAATCCCGATCCTCCACCGTGCTCCGGCTGAGCTCTACCTCTTCGACCTGGACATCGACTCCTTCGTTCtgcaggagaaggacgccACCGTGGACATGGCATCCAACGGCGATTACGACA CTTGGATCATCGTTCGCAAGAACAACACTCCGTTCATCTCGCTTCACATCGACTCGGAGATGAACCCTCGTTTCCAAATCGGTCCTCGGGCTTTTATGTTCACGTTCCACGAGACCGAGGGCCTCCCCGGCATGACGTGGTGCCTTCGCTTCAGCGAGGACGTGTTCCCCGAGTGGAAGGACAAGTTCGCCATCTACCTGTGGGAGAACAACAACAAGGCGCCATATGGCAAGGAGAAGCCTGTGGAGCAGCGCTACATCCAGGACGCGTATGATGATGGCGACATTGAGATGGCAGACGCCGACCAGGAGGCCGAGCCTGAGCctgaagaggaagaggacgaggaggactattccgagggtgaggacgactacgaggaggaggacagcCAGGACGAGGTATTCGGCCGCGAAAGCAAGAACGAGATGCTCGCGGTTGGGTACAAGAACGACATGTCGTTCGTTACGCGCGGCAACATGATTGGCGTGTTTGCGCATGATCgcgacaaggtcaagtTCCGCACTGCAATCGACCGCATCAAGGGCATGGACGGCAAAAACTTCACACCAAACAAG atcATGCTGCACAACCAGGACGCTGACATGCTCATGCTTGACCCCTTGCAGAAGAACTCGGTGTACCGCATGGACCTCGAGTACGGCAAGATTGTCGACGAGTGGAAGGTTTCGGACAATGTCGAAGTCAACAACATCATCCCAGA TTCCAAGTACGCTCAGATGAACCCTCAACAGACCCTTATTGGCCACTCTCACAACGGCATTTTCCGTATCGACCCGCGTGTGGGTGGTAACAAGTTAGTCGAGTCGCAGTTCAAGCAATACGTCACGAAGAACGACTTCTCGGCGGCTGCAACGACCGAGTCGGGCAAGCTTGCGGTTGCCTCCAACAAGGGTGACATCCGCCTGTTTGATACCATTGGCAAGAACGCCAAGACTGCGCTTCCGGCTCTCGGAGACCCTATTCTCGGCATCGACGTGTCAGCCGACGGACGATGGGTTGTCGCGACGTGCAAGACGTATCTGTTGCTTATCGACACGCTGATCGGGGATGGTCGGTACAAGGGGTCGCTTGGTTTCGACCGAAGCTTCCCCGCAGACAGCAAGCCTATTCCCCGCCGCCTGCagctcaagcccgagcACGTTGCATACATGGAGGACCCTGTGTCGTTCACGCCCGCTCGCTTTAACACGGGCCTAAACGAAGCCGAGAAGACGATTGTGACTTCCACTGGGAAGTACATCATCACGTGGAACTTCCGTCGCCTTAAACAGGGCCGCACGGACGACTACCAGATCAAG AAATACGACTCTCGTGTTGTTGCCGACAACTTCAAGTACGGTGCGGACAAGAACATTATtgtggcgctcgagcacgaTGTGCTCATGGCCAACAAGAGCCAACTGTCGAAAGCCACGCGCACCTCTCTGGCGCCGTCGCGTGCTTCGCTTACGACTCCGGTGTCCCAGTTGCGCCAGGGCGGCGAGTCTCATAGCTCGATTGTCAACAGCCCTTATTGA
- a CDS encoding uncharacterized protein (PI31 proteasome regulator), with protein sequence MANPLDPRALLALVASLAPSVHGSSPLPHPTDAAAALVHAIHTALDFRLVPSTPTPQDPDVGVHNEPTELDACADDDAQSETATAVDPDEGEPAENALPATWNARGEDSYMFEYRHGQSAMTFRVRVGRMGNRIQVDAMPEDGPPHTISLLVNDLLDASAFPVPPGQAANAEGDAQARALGFRSLDAVRTFIDQYNRDIIARLIPGLQKEGYRAPMTSSAPRVPRPDRPHQPEPSGGPARPSPLMDPLHPAAGPAGIPAASVGHRDLDPLGGRTGPGFNRPEFDRGGGMLMDFNHPLFDGRRGDGRGQGPGGMMNPPGSRWDPVGPEGPLGPRFPSAGGNPLSGFGTTDPEWGDEMPPPGEHGPDPSGRFGPRRGGGGGGGFGGPGMGGGFGDLGRFGGGGRFGGGGGGGMFM encoded by the exons ATGGCGAACCCTCTTGACCCTCGCGCactccttgcgctcgtgGCCTCCCTCGCACCGTCGGTCCACGGCAGCTCGCCCCTTCCGCACCCAACCGACGCTGCCGCGGCCTTAGTACACGCGATCCACACCGCCCTCGACTTCCGCCTGGTTCCgtccacgccgacgccgcagGATCCCGATGTCGGCGTGCATAACGAACCtaccgagctcgacgcctgTGCGGATGACGACGCGCAATCCGAGACGGCCACTGCGGTGGACCCAGACGAAGGCGAGCCGGCCGAGAACGCGCTGCCCGCGACCTGGAACGCTCGCGGCGAGGACTCGTACATGTTTGAGTATCGGCATGGACAGAGCGCCATGACGTTCCGCGTGCGTGTTGGTCGTATGGGGAACCGGATCCAGGTGGACGCAATGCCTGAG GACGGTCCTCCACACACTATCTCGCTTCTCGTGAACGACTTACTCGATGCATCGGCATTCCCGGTTCCACCCGGGCAGGCTGCGAACGCGGAGGGTGATGCGCAGGCGCGCGCTCTAGGCTTCCGCTCTCTGGATGC CGTGCGCACGTTTATCGACCAGTATAACCGAGACATTATCGCACGTCTTATCCCAGGCTTGCAAAAGGAGGGCTATCGCGCGCC CATGACCTCTTCCGCGCCACGTGTGCCGCGTCCTGATCGCCCGCACCAGCCTGAACCCAGTGGTGGACCCGCGCGTCCCTCACCTCTCATGGACCCGCTGCACCCTGCTGCAGGACCAGCCGGAATCCCTGCTGCATCGGTCGGTCaccgcgacctcgatcCCCTAGGCGGACGTACTGGCCCCGGATTCAACCGTCCGGAATTTGACCGTGGCGGAGGTATGCTGATGGACTTCAACCACCCTCTGTTTGACGGCAGGCGCGGCGACGGACGGGGGCAGGGCCCGGGTGGTATGATGAACCCTCCTGGCTCGCGCTGGGACCCGGTTGGACCTGAGGGCCCACTCGGCCCGCGCTTCCCCTCTGCTGGTGGTAACCCGCTCAGCGGGTTTGGCACGACGGACCCGGAGTGGGGTGACGAGATGCCTCCTCCTGGTGAGCACGGCCCGGATCCGAGCGGACGCTTCGGACCGCgccgtggtggtggtggcggtggtggcttTGGTGGGCCAGGCATGGGCGGAGGGTTCGGTGATCTCGGCCGATTCGGTGGTGGAGGCCGCTTTggcgggggtgggggtggagGCATGTTCATGTGA